In a genomic window of Zingiber officinale cultivar Zhangliang chromosome 9B, Zo_v1.1, whole genome shotgun sequence:
- the LOC122024876 gene encoding glycerate dehydrogenase HPR, peroxisomal-like, whose amino-acid sequence MAKPISIQVWNPSGKYRVVSTKSMPGDRWIRLLTDQDCRVEICTEEKTILSVDDILTLIGDRCDGVIGQLTEDWGEVLFSALKRAGGTSFSNMAVGYNNVDVSAANKYGVAVGNTPGVLTETTAELAAALSLTAARRIVEADQFMRAGLYDGWLPHLFVGNLLKGQTVGVIGAGRIGSAYARMMIEGFKMNLIYYDLYQATRLEKFVTAYGQFLQVNGEQPVTWKRAATMEDVLREADVISLHPVLDKTTYHLINKERLGIMKKEAVLVNASRGPVIDEAALVEHLKANPMFRVGLDVFEDEPLMKPGLSEQKNAVVVPHIASASKWTREGMATLAALNVLGTIKGYPVLGDPNSMDKFLDKSSPVPAACPSIVNAKELGLQISNL is encoded by the exons ATGGCGAAGCCAATATCGATCCAAGTGTGGAACCCTAGCGGGAAGTACCGAGTTGTGAGTACCAAATCCATGCCCGGAGATCGGTGGATTCGTCTCTTGACTGACCAAGACTGCCGCGTCGAG ATATGCACCGAGGAGAAAACTATACTATCGGTGGATGACATTCTTACTCTGATCGGGGATCGGTGCGACGGAGTAATTGGACAG TTAACGGAGGACTGGGGTGAGGTGTTGTTCTCTGCACTGAAGAGAGCCGGAGGAACCTCTTTCAGTAACATGGCTGTTGGGTACAATAATGTCGATGTCAGTGCCGCTAACAAATACGGAGTTGCTGTTGGGAACACCCCT GGAGTTCTGACAGAGACCACGGCAGAATTGGCTGCTGCGCTTTCACTAACAGCTGCCAGAAGAATAGTTGAAGCAGATCAGTTCATGAGAGCTGGCTTATATGACGGATGGCTTCCTCATTT GTTTGTTGGAAACTTACTGAAAGGGCAGACAGTGGGAGTGATTGGAGCTGGTCGTATCGGGTCTGCGTACGCTAGAATGATG ATTGAGGGTTTCAAGATGAACCTCATATACTATGACCTGTATCAGGCCACAAGGCTAGAGAAGTTCGTGACAG CATATGGACAGTTCCTACAAGTAAATGGTGAACAACCTGTTACATGGAAAAGAGCTGCTACCATGGAGGATGTGCTTAGAGAAGCCGATGTA ATAAGTCTTCATCCTGTGCTGGACAAGACTACATATCACCTCATAAACAAAGAGAGACTGGGTATCATGAAGAAG GAAGCAGTGCTGGTGAATGCAAGTCGAGGACCAGTGATTGATGAAGCTGCTTTGGTTGAACATCTGAAAGCAAACCCTATGTTCCGGGTTGGTCTTGATGTTTTTGAG GATGAACCATTAATGAAACCTGGTCTTTCTGAGCAGAAAAATGCAGTTGTTGTTCCACACATTGCTTCTGCCTCGAAG TGGACGCGCGAAGGAATGGCCACCCTTGCCGCTTTAAATGTTCTT GGAACGATAAAAGGATACCCggttttgggtgatccaaacagCATGGATAAGTTCTTGGACAAGAGCTCTCCGGTTCCTGCAGCATGTCCAAGCATTGTTAACGCCAAAGAACTTG GTTTGCAAATTTCAAATCTGTGA